In Paenibacillus sp. 1781tsa1, one DNA window encodes the following:
- a CDS encoding helix-turn-helix domain-containing protein: protein MSYGNRIAELREQRGLTQEELASSIHITRAALSHYEKNRRKPDFEVLTRLADIFDVSIDYLIGRTKQSDVVMDEDVREFVDTLELSDKEVLERFDLMIDGKSLTEEEARRFIAFVRMERSMD, encoded by the coding sequence ATGAGCTACGGAAATCGCATTGCTGAATTACGGGAACAGCGGGGACTTACTCAAGAAGAACTTGCGAGCTCCATTCATATTACCAGAGCTGCTCTCTCCCACTACGAGAAGAACCGACGTAAACCGGATTTCGAAGTGTTAACGAGACTTGCTGACATCTTTGATGTGTCTATTGATTATCTTATAGGACGTACGAAGCAAAGCGATGTCGTGATGGATGAAGACGTACGTGAATTCGTTGATACCTTGGAGTTATCGGACAAAGAAGTGTTAGAACGCTTCGATCTGATGATTGATGGGAAGTCCTTAACGGAAGAAGAGGCACGTCGTTTTATTGCGTTTGTCCGAATGGAACGCAGCATGGACTAA
- a CDS encoding tyrosine-protein phosphatase, with product MVEMHCHILSGLDDGPVRMEQSVAMAEKAAASGITSIIATPHHLNGQYNNEPMVVNQAVDLLHAELRKRNIRLEIRPGQEIRVHDNLIGDLYAGKCCTLAGSRYMLLELPFGHIPSQFPRILHELRIAGITPIIAHPERNRIILKKPKLLADYLSQGGLCQLTAQSFTGLFGWKVRQWCFHFCKENGFHFISSDAHDTCKRTFAISEGERVIERRFGAEAVKRLAENASHILSNSCLVTERWKPRKWLLSIW from the coding sequence ATGGTTGAAATGCACTGCCACATATTATCCGGTCTGGATGATGGTCCTGTTCGAATGGAGCAGTCCGTTGCGATGGCTGAGAAGGCGGCAGCCTCTGGAATCACCTCCATTATTGCTACTCCGCATCACCTGAACGGGCAATACAACAATGAACCGATGGTGGTTAATCAGGCCGTGGACCTGCTTCATGCAGAACTTCGCAAACGTAACATTCGCCTGGAGATCCGTCCCGGACAGGAGATCAGGGTGCATGACAACCTGATTGGAGACTTATATGCAGGAAAGTGCTGCACACTCGCCGGAAGTCGTTACATGTTGCTGGAACTGCCCTTTGGTCATATTCCCTCACAGTTCCCCAGGATACTGCATGAATTACGAATAGCGGGAATTACCCCTATTATTGCTCATCCGGAACGCAATCGTATCATTTTGAAGAAGCCAAAGTTGTTGGCTGATTACTTGAGTCAAGGCGGACTATGTCAGCTTACGGCTCAATCTTTCACTGGGCTTTTCGGATGGAAAGTTCGGCAGTGGTGTTTTCATTTTTGCAAAGAAAACGGGTTTCATTTCATTTCATCAGATGCACATGATACGTGCAAAAGGACATTTGCCATAAGTGAAGGGGAGCGGGTCATCGAGCGTCGTTTTGGAGCTGAAGCCGTTAAGAGGCTGGCAGAGAATGCGTCGCACATCCTATCGAATTCGTGTCTGGTCACGGAACGCTGGAAACCTCGCAAATGGCTACTGTCCATCTGGTAG
- a CDS encoding YveK family protein, whose product MKVELKGYFRLLQKKLWLIVAIALVAGVGAGVKSIFFTQPIYEASSKLIVNQTSNVQGQAMMDFSMIQTNIKLINSYREIIKSSAIMDKVAATYPDLGLTSAQLMNSTSVSTASESQVMSITVQGTTYEKAAKTVNAISNVFQSQIPLIMKIDNVAILSEAKVDSNASPINMKTTLSIIVSLFAGLVLAIALVFLMDYLDDTFKSETELEKELGLPVLTVISKMKKDDLKNTKNYVSQQKVGDGKYVAANQ is encoded by the coding sequence ATGAAAGTGGAACTGAAAGGATATTTTCGACTCTTACAAAAGAAACTGTGGTTGATTGTTGCAATAGCTCTGGTAGCGGGTGTGGGTGCAGGGGTCAAAAGTATTTTCTTCACCCAACCAATCTATGAGGCAAGTTCCAAGCTTATCGTGAATCAGACCTCTAACGTTCAAGGCCAGGCGATGATGGACTTCAGCATGATTCAAACGAATATCAAACTCATTAACTCCTACAGAGAAATTATTAAATCTTCCGCCATTATGGATAAAGTGGCCGCCACGTATCCGGACTTGGGATTAACCTCAGCACAGCTCATGAATAGCACCTCCGTCTCTACAGCCAGCGAATCCCAAGTGATGAGCATAACTGTACAAGGGACTACCTACGAAAAAGCCGCAAAAACGGTCAATGCCATCTCCAACGTGTTCCAATCTCAAATCCCCCTAATCATGAAAATCGATAATGTGGCTATCCTCAGTGAAGCCAAAGTGGATAGTAACGCATCTCCAATTAATATGAAAACCACATTAAGCATCATTGTCAGCCTGTTCGCAGGACTTGTGCTCGCGATTGCACTCGTATTCCTGATGGATTATCTGGATGACACATTCAAATCCGAAACCGAACTTGAAAAAGAACTGGGCCTGCCTGTGCTTACGGTGATATCCAAAATGAAAAAAGATGATCTGAAAAATACGAAAAATTACGTATCTCAACAGAAAGTGGGGGATGGCAAATATGTCGCGGCTAACCAATGA
- a CDS encoding CpsD/CapB family tyrosine-protein kinase produces the protein MSRLTNENNSLVTYFNSKSQISEGYRKLRTNIQFSSIDSHIKKIMVASAEAGEGKTTTISNLAVTYAQEGKKVLLIDADLRNPSLHQVFSVPNHIGLSSVLSNQYSVEEVLRESYIDNLQLFTSGPIPPNPSEMIGSNRMKKLMEKLEDQYDVIMFDTPPVLAVTDALIVSSLCDGVLLVVNSGKVKKELVKKTKAALEHVNARILGAILNNIKNVAVPVGYGEK, from the coding sequence ATGTCGCGGCTAACCAATGAAAATAACAGTCTGGTGACCTATTTTAACTCCAAATCTCAAATCTCGGAGGGATACCGTAAATTACGGACCAATATTCAGTTCTCCTCAATCGACAGTCATATCAAAAAGATCATGGTGGCTTCGGCCGAAGCCGGCGAAGGCAAGACCACAACCATTAGCAACTTGGCGGTAACCTATGCCCAGGAAGGCAAAAAAGTTCTGCTAATCGATGCGGATCTGCGTAACCCTTCTTTGCACCAGGTGTTTTCCGTACCCAATCATATCGGGCTTAGCAGTGTGCTGTCCAATCAGTACAGTGTGGAAGAAGTGCTCAGAGAGAGCTATATCGATAATCTCCAATTGTTCACTTCTGGCCCAATTCCGCCCAATCCGTCCGAGATGATCGGTTCCAACCGGATGAAAAAGCTGATGGAGAAGTTAGAGGATCAATATGATGTCATCATGTTTGATACACCACCGGTGCTCGCAGTAACGGATGCTCTCATTGTGAGTTCGCTGTGTGATGGTGTTCTGCTGGTCGTGAACTCAGGCAAGGTCAAGAAGGAATTGGTGAAGAAAACCAAGGCTGCTCTGGAGCATGTGAATGCACGAATCCTGGGCGCAATCCTGAACAATATCAAAAACGTTGCAGTTCCGGTGGGTTACGGAGAGAAGTAA
- the galU gene encoding UTP--glucose-1-phosphate uridylyltransferase GalU — MKKVRKAIIPAAGLGTRFLPATKAMPKEMLPIVDKPTIQYIVEEAIASGIEDIIIVTGKGKRAIEDHFDNAFELEHNLLEKGKLGLLEEVRKSSNVDIHYIRQKEAKGLGHAVWCARNFIGDEPFAVLLGDDIVVSEVPCTKQLIDQYDQVQHSIVGVQTVLAEQTDRYGIVDPLQSDGRLTEVLRFVEKPAQGTAPSNLAIMGRYVLSPEIFEHLEQQEIGQGGEIQLTDAIQRLNETQGVYAYDFEGVRYDVGEKLGFILTTIDFALQKQELRIPMLQALQHILEKESVEYAAGGEFE; from the coding sequence ATGAAAAAAGTGAGAAAAGCAATCATTCCTGCAGCTGGACTGGGTACACGTTTTTTGCCAGCCACGAAAGCGATGCCCAAAGAAATGCTCCCTATTGTGGACAAACCAACTATACAGTATATCGTTGAGGAAGCCATTGCCTCTGGTATTGAAGACATTATCATCGTAACAGGTAAAGGGAAGCGCGCGATTGAAGATCATTTCGACAACGCTTTTGAACTGGAACATAACTTGCTGGAAAAAGGGAAGCTGGGCCTGCTTGAAGAGGTTCGCAAATCCTCTAACGTGGATATCCACTACATAAGACAAAAAGAGGCCAAAGGACTTGGTCATGCTGTCTGGTGTGCACGTAACTTTATCGGTGACGAACCTTTTGCCGTGTTGCTCGGAGATGATATCGTCGTATCGGAAGTGCCATGCACCAAACAATTGATTGATCAATATGATCAGGTTCAACATTCCATTGTTGGCGTACAAACCGTACTTGCTGAACAAACAGACAGATACGGTATTGTTGACCCGCTTCAATCGGATGGTCGTTTGACAGAGGTTCTCAGGTTCGTAGAGAAACCTGCCCAAGGCACAGCGCCTTCCAACCTGGCGATTATGGGGAGATACGTACTGAGTCCAGAGATTTTCGAACATCTGGAGCAACAAGAGATTGGCCAAGGGGGAGAGATTCAATTAACAGATGCGATTCAGCGTTTAAATGAGACACAAGGAGTGTATGCTTACGATTTCGAGGGAGTACGTTATGACGTGGGCGAGAAACTGGGATTCATTTTGACAACCATCGACTTCGCTCTGCAAAAACAGGAACTTAGAATTCCAATGCTGCAAGCACTGCAACATATCCTGGAAAAAGAGTCGGTAGAATATGCAGCCGGGGGGGAGTTTGAATGA
- a CDS encoding sugar transferase, producing the protein MDPSLGYNASTMSGQNADKVYLFMKRMLDLLGSFIGLIILCPLFAVIGILIKIEAPQGSVFFRQVRVGQNGKEFHMYKFRSMVANAEDLLEQLIDQNEVNGNMFKMKNDPRITRIGKFIRKTSLDELPQLWNVFRGEMSLVGPRPALPREVKNYTSYDRQRLQMIPGCTGLWQVSGRNSVGFEEMVELDLTYARERSMMVDIKIIFRTFKVLVGSKDAF; encoded by the coding sequence ATGGACCCAAGTCTGGGGTACAATGCATCAACGATGTCAGGACAAAATGCGGATAAAGTGTATCTATTTATGAAAAGAATGCTCGATTTGCTGGGTTCTTTCATAGGTTTGATCATTTTGTGCCCCTTGTTTGCGGTCATCGGAATACTGATCAAAATCGAGGCCCCTCAGGGGTCTGTTTTTTTTCGTCAGGTACGGGTCGGACAGAATGGGAAAGAGTTTCATATGTACAAATTCAGGTCCATGGTTGCAAATGCTGAAGATTTACTGGAACAACTGATTGATCAGAATGAAGTGAACGGGAATATGTTTAAAATGAAAAACGACCCCCGCATTACCCGCATTGGCAAATTCATTCGGAAAACCAGTCTGGATGAACTGCCTCAGTTGTGGAACGTGTTCAGAGGTGAGATGAGTCTCGTTGGACCCAGACCGGCTCTGCCCAGAGAAGTGAAGAACTACACTTCCTATGACAGACAACGCCTGCAGATGATCCCGGGTTGTACGGGATTATGGCAAGTCAGCGGTCGAAATAGTGTTGGGTTTGAAGAAATGGTAGAGCTGGATCTGACGTATGCCCGTGAACGCAGCATGATGGTGGATATCAAAATTATCTTCAGAACGTTCAAGGTGCTGGTAGGTTCGAAGGATGCGTTTTGA
- a CDS encoding O-antigen ligase yields MQKTGILAALNMKSFNIILFSLVIVFAAIYLPLVSVVALIAVILLGVYIKQPSWIFMILIVSFSLSIDKIFSIHLAGLDSLSFYKLAILGFVISLFLRFGIRKDLIYPALAIGFLFVESYFLSDLPSKVSPLDPFKAFLGVIVPFLLLMPHFSREISQRIIRVLAWLPLFSLAGGYILQLAGILSITNLEMSGVTRLQGANIAAHLAMLCFISSCVCLIQIKQGHQVVLYYMLTLTHLVILVQTGTRGPLIALIPIILVYLFDQLKAFIKGRVSAIIPLILFVVAVAYMVIAQWDNYEMRSESKGLSGRDVAWNYFIGKANEYPIFGRGLGSTLVANDGSIFSGFVVPHNEYIRFYYDGGLVGAILLFLSLLLVFRAVYFRLSGMIRLYFAGMIIGFLTYSFFDNTLSTVHLIAPFCIFLNALYATGKGVNSKSGAEAEVDIQVQRAKDVSFSKEIRT; encoded by the coding sequence ATGCAAAAGACCGGTATACTTGCTGCATTGAATATGAAGTCGTTTAATATCATTCTTTTTTCGCTGGTAATCGTCTTCGCAGCAATCTATCTTCCGCTAGTTTCGGTTGTTGCACTTATAGCTGTGATTCTGCTGGGCGTTTATATTAAACAGCCCAGCTGGATTTTTATGATTCTCATTGTAAGTTTTTCATTGTCCATTGATAAGATATTTAGCATTCATCTGGCAGGGTTGGATTCGCTGTCCTTCTACAAGCTGGCGATTCTGGGTTTTGTCATTTCTCTTTTTTTACGCTTTGGTATTCGAAAAGATCTGATATATCCTGCACTGGCGATTGGGTTTTTATTTGTGGAGAGTTATTTTCTATCGGATCTGCCCAGTAAGGTTAGTCCACTCGATCCATTCAAGGCTTTTCTAGGAGTAATTGTTCCTTTTTTGTTGCTGATGCCCCATTTTTCAAGAGAGATCAGTCAACGAATTATACGTGTACTCGCATGGTTGCCATTGTTCAGTCTTGCTGGTGGTTATATTCTGCAACTCGCCGGCATATTGTCCATTACTAACCTGGAGATGTCAGGCGTAACCCGGTTACAGGGAGCAAACATCGCTGCGCATCTGGCCATGTTGTGTTTTATCTCGAGCTGCGTCTGTCTGATTCAGATCAAGCAAGGCCATCAGGTTGTTCTGTATTACATGCTTACCTTGACACATCTGGTCATTCTGGTCCAGACGGGAACAAGGGGGCCACTTATTGCGCTTATTCCGATTATTCTGGTCTATCTCTTTGATCAACTGAAAGCCTTCATCAAAGGCAGAGTCAGTGCCATCATTCCTCTCATTCTATTCGTTGTGGCCGTGGCCTATATGGTGATTGCGCAGTGGGACAATTATGAGATGAGGTCAGAGAGCAAAGGCTTGTCGGGAAGGGATGTAGCCTGGAATTATTTTATTGGTAAAGCGAATGAGTATCCGATATTTGGACGTGGGCTCGGCTCAACTCTCGTCGCTAATGATGGAAGTATCTTTTCTGGCTTCGTCGTTCCGCATAATGAATACATTCGTTTTTATTACGATGGCGGGTTAGTTGGAGCCATCCTGTTGTTTCTATCACTGCTTCTGGTATTCCGGGCCGTGTACTTCCGATTGAGCGGCATGATCCGGTTGTATTTTGCCGGTATGATTATCGGTTTCCTGACCTATTCCTTTTTTGACAATACCCTGTCCACGGTTCATCTGATTGCTCCATTCTGTATCTTCCTGAACGCATTATATGCTACGGGAAAAGGAGTAAACTCCAAGTCAGGGGCTGAAGCAGAAGTGGATATACAGGTACAGCGAGCCAAGGACGTATCCTTTTCAAAGGAGATTAGAACATGA
- the pssD gene encoding PssD/Cps14F family polysaccharide biosynthesis glycosyltransferase → MKVCLISSTGGHFDELTKIIPAVEEHDYFLITEKNKSRKVESSQGKVYFLMQQERKNAMFFLIFMANIFKSFFLYLRERPKVIITTGAGATYPFCLIGKIFGAKLIYIESYAKIYSSSATGRLMYKISDEFFIQWETLQDSYPNAKYRGALF, encoded by the coding sequence ATGAAGGTCTGTTTAATCAGTTCTACAGGTGGTCATTTTGATGAATTAACCAAAATTATTCCTGCGGTTGAAGAACATGATTATTTCCTGATTACCGAGAAGAACAAAAGCAGAAAAGTAGAATCGTCTCAGGGCAAAGTATATTTCTTAATGCAGCAAGAGCGTAAGAATGCGATGTTTTTCCTGATTTTTATGGCTAACATATTCAAATCATTCTTTTTATATCTGCGCGAGCGTCCAAAGGTCATCATTACGACAGGGGCAGGGGCCACATATCCTTTTTGCCTCATCGGTAAAATCTTCGGTGCCAAGCTGATTTATATCGAAAGTTATGCCAAAATCTATTCCTCCAGCGCAACCGGGAGATTGATGTACAAAATCTCGGATGAGTTCTTTATCCAGTGGGAAACGTTGCAGGATAGCTATCCCAATGCGAAATACAGGGGGGCTTTATTTTGA
- the pssE gene encoding PssE/Cps14G family polysaccharide biosynthesis glycosyltransferase, with product MIFAIVGTQRFPFNRMFELIDEAIEAGIIEEEVVAQSGYTEYQPRNFTAIPFLTQEEMNGYVQRSRCIITHAGVGSITNCLEHGKPVIVIPRRKEWGEHVDDHQLEISKVFQENGYVAVAESQAELQKLIPCIEEQTFQPYVRKQSDLISSIKNYVNSL from the coding sequence TTGATATTTGCTATTGTTGGAACCCAGCGCTTTCCCTTCAATCGCATGTTCGAGCTTATTGATGAGGCGATTGAGGCGGGCATTATTGAAGAAGAAGTTGTCGCCCAATCCGGATATACGGAGTATCAGCCGCGAAACTTCACTGCAATTCCTTTCCTGACGCAGGAAGAGATGAACGGATATGTGCAGCGCAGCAGATGTATTATCACCCATGCGGGCGTTGGCTCCATCACGAATTGTCTCGAACACGGCAAGCCGGTTATCGTCATTCCGCGCCGGAAAGAGTGGGGCGAACATGTCGATGATCATCAACTCGAGATCTCCAAGGTTTTTCAGGAGAACGGCTATGTTGCCGTTGCAGAGAGTCAGGCTGAATTACAAAAACTGATTCCTTGCATAGAGGAGCAGACGTTCCAGCCTTATGTGAGAAAACAGTCTGATCTGATCTCATCCATTAAAAATTACGTAAATAGTCTGTAA
- a CDS encoding glycosyltransferase family 4 protein, which translates to MKPKVLVVGSSLKDMGGIVSVIKNIEDSSISEMYAMQRVETYITGSVFSRLLIFIRGFIQFWMKLYTFKPDIVHIHMANNGSFYRKSLFLLTARKLFRKSVILHIHAASFDDFYNRFALQRKYCHYILNQADKLIVLSQTWKEYFVTIVPETAIEVLYNGVFVKEPFAKEQKAAVNALFMGRLGERKGVYDLLQSIQQLKALGVTATFNLAGDGEVEEVKALVQQYGIEERVNVLGWINGEQKEKLMREADLLVLPSYHEGLPMAILEAMNCGLPIISTNVGGIPEVITSGHNGLLIEPGDVHGLTSALEYLITDEEIRARMGSYNRAIISDRFDMNLLVGRLSGIYDALQVKVS; encoded by the coding sequence ATGAAACCAAAAGTATTGGTTGTTGGATCATCCTTGAAGGATATGGGCGGAATTGTGAGTGTAATCAAAAATATTGAGGATTCCTCGATCTCGGAAATGTATGCCATGCAGCGGGTCGAAACGTATATCACGGGCAGCGTGTTCTCACGGCTGCTTATTTTTATACGGGGATTCATTCAATTCTGGATGAAGCTGTACACGTTCAAGCCGGATATTGTTCATATTCATATGGCGAACAACGGAAGCTTTTATCGGAAGTCACTATTCCTGCTAACCGCAAGAAAGTTGTTTCGAAAGTCAGTCATTCTGCATATTCATGCGGCCAGCTTTGATGATTTCTACAATCGATTCGCCCTGCAACGCAAGTATTGTCACTACATTTTGAATCAGGCCGATAAATTGATTGTCTTATCCCAGACGTGGAAAGAATACTTTGTCACGATTGTGCCGGAGACAGCTATTGAGGTGCTCTATAACGGAGTCTTTGTGAAAGAGCCCTTTGCGAAAGAGCAGAAGGCGGCAGTTAATGCTCTCTTCATGGGAAGACTGGGTGAGCGAAAAGGCGTCTATGATCTGCTTCAGTCTATTCAGCAATTAAAGGCGTTGGGCGTTACAGCTACCTTCAATCTGGCGGGGGATGGCGAAGTCGAAGAAGTCAAAGCGCTTGTACAGCAGTATGGAATAGAGGAGCGTGTCAACGTACTCGGCTGGATTAACGGAGAGCAAAAGGAAAAGCTGATGCGGGAAGCGGATCTGCTGGTCCTGCCTTCTTATCATGAGGGATTACCTATGGCCATACTTGAAGCAATGAATTGTGGCTTGCCCATTATATCGACCAACGTCGGAGGCATCCCCGAAGTGATTACATCCGGTCATAATGGGCTGTTAATCGAGCCGGGAGATGTGCACGGGCTAACATCAGCACTGGAATATCTCATTACAGATGAAGAGATTAGAGCAAGAATGGGTTCATATAACAGAGCGATTATATCGGATAGATTTGATATGAATCTTCTCGTAGGCAGATTGTCAGGAATATATGATGCACTTCAAGTGAAGGTATCCTAG
- a CDS encoding glycosyltransferase has translation MNPLVSCIITTHNRAELLKNALRSVREQTHPYLEIFIVDDGSEDQTPEICQAWTREDSRIRYIRVPYPKGANHARNVGISHANGKYIAFLDDDDEWMADKIKTQAEVLERTQESFTFCSKYLAYTNEQHQVVKRKLSVEPRDVIRYEDLLTFNWIGETSKIMVLTSLAREVRFDENLTSAQDYDFYLRILKRGYIAVNVKEPLVDINIHSGPRISTSTTAKYKGQRKIILKYYNDMSKEQKRRQLHHYRMLEWSRNTLRNNVYLKKALSLYPWWKDWVLLKRNTKIMMQGFLMRFHARRAVGTYTEEPVRMKLK, from the coding sequence ATGAACCCCTTGGTATCTTGCATCATTACGACCCATAACCGGGCCGAGTTATTGAAAAATGCGTTAAGAAGTGTACGGGAGCAAACACATCCGTACCTGGAGATTTTCATTGTGGATGATGGTTCAGAAGATCAGACGCCGGAAATTTGTCAGGCCTGGACACGGGAAGATTCGCGGATTCGGTACATTCGGGTTCCGTATCCCAAAGGAGCCAATCATGCACGGAATGTGGGGATATCCCATGCCAATGGCAAGTACATTGCATTCTTGGATGATGACGATGAATGGATGGCTGACAAAATTAAAACCCAGGCGGAAGTGCTGGAGCGTACACAGGAATCATTCACCTTTTGCAGCAAGTATCTCGCATACACGAATGAGCAGCATCAGGTGGTCAAACGGAAATTGTCGGTGGAACCTCGCGATGTTATTCGGTATGAGGATCTGCTTACATTCAACTGGATTGGGGAAACGTCCAAAATCATGGTACTTACCTCGCTTGCCCGTGAAGTTCGATTTGATGAAAATCTGACATCCGCTCAGGACTATGATTTTTATCTGCGCATATTGAAACGTGGCTACATCGCCGTGAACGTGAAAGAACCGCTCGTGGATATCAATATCCACAGCGGGCCGCGCATTTCAACCTCCACAACGGCCAAGTACAAAGGCCAACGCAAGATTATTTTGAAATACTACAACGATATGTCCAAGGAACAGAAGCGCCGCCAATTACATCATTATCGAATGCTCGAATGGTCGAGAAATACGCTTCGCAATAACGTTTATTTGAAAAAAGCACTGTCGCTGTATCCCTGGTGGAAAGATTGGGTGCTGCTCAAGCGTAATACCAAAATTATGATGCAAGGATTTCTGATGAGATTTCATGCAAGGCGCGCAGTTGGAACGTATACAGAGGAACCTGTGCGAATGAAACTAAAGTAA
- a CDS encoding glycosyltransferase, whose translation MENPTVYMLPKMIENNKFNELLSDSIENKGWEVKQFTKKDLIKLRKNDVLHFHWPSFYYRGSSMLSTVIKSILYVLMICFARLRGAKLFWTVHNIWPHNSGKTRFDYWMRKILVRNCSKLIVMGKPLISEICSTFGIDSSRIEVIPHGHYKGVYQGKGVNIRSRFGIPEDSYVYAFFGQVSPYKGVDDLLEAFKELDSDQAHLLIAGKKVKDYDLGEEFLESGHIHTHFHFIEDDEYSDYFDAVDSIILPYKQIATSGSAILALTFCKPVVAPRIGLLEEYLPDDCAVLYEPSDPDGLLKAMNMIRLKQSEFQEGSGFVKALERLDWPVIAQRTLTLYSS comes from the coding sequence ATGGAAAATCCGACGGTGTATATGCTGCCTAAGATGATTGAGAACAATAAATTCAATGAGCTGTTATCCGATTCCATTGAGAACAAGGGATGGGAAGTAAAACAGTTTACCAAAAAAGATCTAATCAAACTGAGAAAAAATGATGTGCTGCATTTTCATTGGCCCAGCTTCTATTACAGAGGTTCATCCATGCTGTCAACCGTGATCAAATCCATTCTATATGTATTGATGATTTGTTTTGCACGTTTGCGTGGGGCCAAATTGTTCTGGACGGTGCACAACATCTGGCCTCACAACAGTGGTAAGACGCGCTTCGATTATTGGATGAGAAAAATACTGGTCCGAAACTGCTCCAAGCTGATTGTCATGGGCAAACCCCTGATCTCTGAGATCTGTTCAACGTTCGGGATTGATTCCAGCCGGATCGAGGTTATTCCGCATGGACATTACAAGGGAGTGTATCAAGGAAAAGGTGTGAATATCCGCTCCCGGTTTGGCATACCGGAGGATAGTTATGTGTATGCGTTCTTTGGTCAGGTGTCACCGTACAAGGGCGTGGATGATTTGTTGGAGGCATTCAAGGAGCTGGATTCGGATCAGGCCCATTTGTTGATTGCCGGTAAAAAAGTGAAGGACTACGATCTCGGTGAAGAATTTCTCGAGAGCGGACATATTCATACCCATTTTCATTTTATTGAAGATGATGAATATTCGGACTATTTTGATGCGGTCGATTCCATCATTCTACCATACAAGCAAATTGCAACTTCGGGTAGTGCGATTCTGGCATTGACCTTCTGTAAACCGGTCGTGGCACCACGGATTGGCTTATTGGAAGAATACCTGCCCGACGATTGTGCGGTACTCTATGAACCTTCCGATCCGGATGGATTGCTTAAAGCGATGAATATGATCCGTTTAAAACAATCGGAGTTTCAGGAAGGCAGTGGTTTTGTCAAAGCGTTAGAGCGGCTGGATTGGCCAGTGATTGCCCAAAGGACACTTACCCTGTACTCCAGTTAG
- a CDS encoding glycosyltransferase, with product MMKVTVAICTYNRAHDAVEAIRSAIQQNYASSDYEIILIDNNSKDNTREIVLQTILQHENHSIRYVLEEKQGLSVARNRAIHEARGEYILFLDDDAYACRDWIRQIVSVFEMSETIGCVGGKIDPIWEVPEPMWIPPENRSLFTILDFADEVTEMKSPYIPFGANVAFRLSVFDQLAPFREDLGRVGNNLLSSEESELIARIRTKFKVYYTPYGAVQHKVAKERTTKNWFLRRIYWQGVSDAIRDQDRGVVRTAKHGIKLAQGITTSLIYIYNADRFTRQLAKVCYRNGMIVGSLRQNSKG from the coding sequence ATGATGAAGGTAACCGTCGCGATCTGTACGTATAACCGTGCACATGATGCGGTAGAGGCTATACGAAGTGCAATACAACAGAATTACGCAAGCAGCGACTATGAGATCATACTCATTGATAATAATTCGAAAGACAACACACGGGAAATCGTGCTTCAAACAATCTTGCAGCATGAGAACCATTCGATCCGGTATGTGTTGGAAGAAAAGCAAGGTTTGTCTGTAGCCCGTAACCGGGCCATTCACGAGGCGCGCGGCGAGTATATCCTGTTTCTTGACGATGATGCCTATGCTTGCAGGGATTGGATTCGCCAGATCGTTAGTGTGTTTGAGATGAGTGAAACTATCGGGTGTGTCGGTGGCAAGATTGATCCGATCTGGGAAGTGCCAGAACCGATGTGGATTCCACCTGAAAACAGGTCACTGTTCACCATTCTGGATTTTGCAGATGAAGTCACTGAAATGAAAAGCCCCTATATTCCATTTGGTGCGAATGTGGCTTTTCGTTTATCCGTCTTTGATCAACTGGCTCCCTTCCGTGAAGACCTTGGAAGAGTGGGGAACAATCTCCTCTCCAGTGAAGAGAGTGAGTTGATTGCAAGAATACGGACAAAGTTCAAGGTATATTACACGCCGTACGGCGCGGTACAACATAAAGTAGCCAAAGAGCGAACGACAAAGAACTGGTTTCTGCGCCGAATCTATTGGCAGGGTGTGAGTGATGCCATTCGTGATCAAGATCGTGGTGTTGTGCGTACGGCCAAACATGGCATCAAGCTTGCACAGGGGATCACAACCTCTCTGATCTACATTTATAATGCAGATCGGTTCACACGTCAGCTTGCCAAAGTATGTTACCGAAACGGCATGATTGTTGGGTCGCTTCGTCAAAACAGTAAGGGATGA